ACGCTTCACAGACCTGAAGATCTCGGACAACGGCTGGGTCGTCACGGTGCGGCCGGAACAGGTCGTGGAGATCGCGATCGACGGCGTCCAGCGCTCGACCCGCTACCCCGGCGGAATTGCGCTGCGGTTCGCCCGCGTCCTGCGCTATCGCGACGACAAGACCGCCGACGAGGCCGACACCCTCGACGACGTGCGCCGCCTCAGCGCCCCGTGAAACTCGCCTTACCCGGCCCGTTCTGCACGAACGAGCGCATCCCTATCTTCTGATCCTCCGTGCCGAACAACGCGGCGTAGGCAAGCCGCTCCACCTCCAGGCCGGAGGCCAGGCCCGGGTCGATACCGCGGTCGACCGCCGTCTTCGCCGCGCGCAGCGCCGCCGCCGGACCGGACACGAACTGCCCCGCCCAGGAAAGCGTCTCGGCATACACGTCGGCGGCCGGCACGACCTTGTCGACCAGGCCGATGGCAAGCGCCTCCGGCGCCTTCACGAACCGGCCGCTGAACAGCAGATCCTTGGCCCGGGCCGGACCGACCAGCCGCGGCAACCGCTGCGTACCACCCGCGCCCGGAATGACCCCCAGCAGCATCTCCGGCAGCCCCAACTGCGAATCCTCGGCACACACCCGGACGTCGGCGCACATCGCCAGCTCACACCCACCGCCCAGCGCGTACCCGGTGACCGCCGCGATCACCGGCTTCGCAATCGCGGCGACCGCGTTGAAGCACCGGTGCAGCGCCAGCGAGAACCGCGTCGCGTCCGCGTACGTCAGCCCGTCCAACTCCTTGATGTCCGCCCCCGCGGCGAAGATCCGCTCGCCGCCATAGATGACCACCGCCGCGACGTCGTCCCGCACACTCGCCTGCACCGCGACAGCGCGGATCTCCTCCTGCATCGCGAAGTTCAGCGCGTTCATCTTGGGCCGGTCCAGCCGCATCGTGCCGATGCCGTCCGCGACCTCGAGGCGTACGAACTCACCCACGACGGCCTCCTCGCTGCTGCCGCGAATTCCTACCACGTTAGGTTCGCGGCATGACCGATCGCCCACCCCTGCCCCCGTTCACCGCCGAGACCGCAGCACAGAAGGTCCAGGCCGCCGAGGACGCGTGGAACAGCCGGGACCCGCAGCGCGTTGCGGCGGCCTACACCGAGGATTCGGTGTGGCGTAACCGCGACCAGTTCCTCACCGGCCGGGCGGCGATCGAGGCCTTTCTCACCGGCAAGTGGGAGCGCGAACTGGACTACGCCCTACGCAAGTCGCTGTGGGCGTTCGCGGGCAACCGGATCGCGGTGCGCTTCCAGTACGAGAGCCGCGACGCCTCCGGCCGGTGGTGGCGCAGCTACGGCAACGAGCAGTGGGAGTTCGACGACGAGGGCTACATGCGCCGCCGCGAGGCCGGCATCAACGACGTGGCCATCGCGCAGAGCGAGCGCCGGATCTTCGGCCCGCGCCCGCAGAGCGAGCGCGGCCAGGACATCCCGCTGGACTGATGCGCCAGTAGTGCGCCGCGAATAGGTCGCCGTCGGTAGGGAAGTGTCGGTGCGAGGTCGATGTAGATGGCGTATTACCGTGCGGATCTGGCCCTGGTGCACCACCGCGGCTTCGGCGCACACGCGCAGGCGTGCGCGCCGGGCATCCTCGAGTTGCTGCGGGGGGTGCGCGGCGGGACAGTGCTGGAGCTCGGCTGTGGCAGTGGCCTGCTGACCAAGGAGCTCGTTGCGGCCGGCCACACGGTGATTGCCACGGACGCGTCTGCGGCGATGCTGACCCTGCTCGAAAAGCAACGGCTGCCGCGTGTGGAG
This genomic stretch from Sporichthyaceae bacterium harbors:
- a CDS encoding enoyl-CoA hydratase-related protein; this encodes MGEFVRLEVADGIGTMRLDRPKMNALNFAMQEEIRAVAVQASVRDDVAAVVIYGGERIFAAGADIKELDGLTYADATRFSLALHRCFNAVAAIAKPVIAAVTGYALGGGCELAMCADVRVCAEDSQLGLPEMLLGVIPGAGGTQRLPRLVGPARAKDLLFSGRFVKAPEALAIGLVDKVVPAADVYAETLSWAGQFVSGPAAALRAAKTAVDRGIDPGLASGLEVERLAYAALFGTEDQKIGMRSFVQNGPGKASFTGR
- a CDS encoding nuclear transport factor 2 family protein, translating into MTDRPPLPPFTAETAAQKVQAAEDAWNSRDPQRVAAAYTEDSVWRNRDQFLTGRAAIEAFLTGKWERELDYALRKSLWAFAGNRIAVRFQYESRDASGRWWRSYGNEQWEFDDEGYMRRREAGINDVAIAQSERRIFGPRPQSERGQDIPLD